TGGCGTTGGGTACCCCACTTTAGTTTCACTAAAGTGTTTTTTTCGCGGTGGGGTTCTTATCCAACCCCCCGCACCCCCAGATACAAACATCCTGTTTGACCTCTTGCAGCGCGAATTCAGACCACAGTCTGCTCACAAAGCTTCGCAGCCTAAATCATCATACGCGCCTCATGGGACTTTTTATAAAATAACAAAAACCTGGGTCATTTCTTTGCGCTCACCCTGAACTTGCTGTGTCCTCCGTAGATTTATATGCGTAGGAGGATTGAAGGGTCAAGCGCCTAAAAAAAACCAACCGTAGTAAAACGATTGGTTTTTCATTATTAAAAAAATTAATTTTATCTTGTAAGTTTTGACGGTACAGGTTCTTGTTTTAGAAATTCTGCATACACATCACACATGCATCTTCCTTTTGTTCCATCGGGATTTTTTCTACCAGCTTCTCGTGTTCCACCAATGAAAAAACCGGTTTCCTCTGCATTTTGTGCTGGACACCATAAACCGCCTTTTGCATGTTTCCACCATAACATTCCCTCCATGTCGGAAATACTGTCTAACAGTTTTTCGCGCGCATCTTCATTGGCAACGGTGCCTATATTTTCAAATGTTTCTGGAGAAAACCAGCCGGCTTCATGATAAATTACTAGTCCGACCTTGCTAAATTCAGGATTGTTCTCAGCATGTTCTGATATCATGCGATAACAAGGTTTGTTGTCTTCGTCAGTACCATAATAGATTCGTGCATTATACATATTTCGCGGGCGACCTTTAAGGTCACCTCTTCGTGTTTGATCTTTATCATGAAAGATAATAGAAGGAGTTGTGGGTGTTTTTGTTTTGTCGCGAGGTCCTTCTTCAGCTTGCTGTCGACGTAATTCTGCCAGCAATTCAGGTCGAAGTTGTCTTGTGTTATTGTTTGACTCTGCTGATATGAAAGCGGTATTTACTATAAGACCAGTAAGAACTACGGCTACAAATGATAAATTTTTTATATTCATGAACAAACCCCTTCTGGTTAACATTATTACGATTATATATTATTGTAGCATGCGGCAGCTTTTTTATCAAACGGGGCGATTAAATGGTGCTATTAGATCAGTAAGAGGGATTTTTTATAAAAGTTCTACCGGGTGCTTTTTCAAATGCAGCGGCATAAGATAGTTGTTTGTAAAATTGTTTTTTTCAAACATTTCTAAGCCAATTTTACCAATTTGTTCAACTGAACACATATTTTTACCATCTTGGTTCAAGATGGCTTTTTCACCAAGTGTAGATTTGATCTGTTCTTGATGGAGCATAACGCCGTTGCCAAAAAAATTTATTTTTTGATGAGGAATTTGTTTTTTGAGGTCTTCAAGGAAAGCATCTATTTTTTTATATCCCGTAGCAATAATCAAATCTTTTGCGCTCATTCTGAACTTGTTGCAGAATAAAGCGCTTGGTCCTTCAACAGGTTCAGGACGAGCGCGGGAAGAGTCTGAATTTATTGAGTAAACATCATGATGAGCAATTAAATAATACACTTCATCATTAAACGCGTTTAACAAGACAACAGTGTGCTCATAAGACTTGTCATAAAATTCTAAAAATGTTGCGTTCAAGCCATCAATACCAATGAGAGGGATTTCGGTTGCGCAGTGTAAACCGTTTACGCTTGCAATGATTGATCGCAGGGTAGAAAACGGACCGGGGCCACAGTTGACTGCGCAAAAAGAAAGATCAGAAATAGTCAGATTATTTCTAATCAATAATTGTTCGAGCAGAGGAATAAATAATTTACTCGCATGGCGCTTATCTTCGCTCACCTGATCATGCAGGGTATTGTTAATAAAAAGCGCCATTTCAAAAACTTCATACGTATTTTGAATTGCTATATATGAATGCATACTATCTTTAGTTGCGGTTTTTACATTTTTGCTGCTGGTAAAAAAGACTAAAAGAATCATATTCAATAGTCTTTTCTTTCTTAAGTACTATTTTACCACAATTTAAACATTTCCACCCCTCAAAATTGAGCGGATGATCAAAAAACGTTTGAAGGACCAATAATCCATCACACTTTTGACACTTCATACAACTACCCCTTTTTTAGCCCCATTCTCCATTATATTTCGACTGGGGACCCCACCAAAGAACTTTTGTGGGGCATACAATCGTAATATTTGTGATATGAGCTATAGCTAATACAATACAATCGTAATAACGATAGTGCTGATGCGCTTGCGAAGTTGTGTTCCTTTTTACTAGTCAACCTAGAATATAATTGTACTTCTTGTCAATCAAGACATTATTGGGCGATAATTTTCTGTTTGGGACGGAGAGTATGTTTTTTTGTTGCTTTTAATTTTTTTTTAACCGTTCGCCCTGAGTGTTTTTGTCCTCAAAAAAGTATCGAAGGGTAGTCATATTAATCCCAAGCTTCATTATTCTTCGTCGGGGTCCCCAACGGAGTCGTCGTAGTTGGGGTTAAAAAATCGTTTGTATTCAAGATAGGTGCTCAAAAAGATTGCAGCTGCAATTGCGTGTGAGCGTAATTTGTCTTCTTTTGTTTTGGTTGATTTTATTCCAGCGGCTTGTTTACTTGTCAGGCGTTCATCCCACATTTTCCATTCAATGTTTGGAAAATGGTTTTTGAGTTCTTCAGTCATAGCAATTATTTTTTTTGTTTGATCGCTTTCCGTGCCGCGCAATGTTATTGGAAGGCCAACAATAATTGTTGAAATGCGTTCTTTTTCAATTGTTTTTTCTAGAAGTGTGTATAGTTCAGCGGTTTTGAATGTATCATAAGGTCGCGGTAAAATACCGAGTGGATCGGAGATTGCAACTCCTGTCCAGCGATCGCCAATGTCGAGAGCAAGAATTTTCATTATTTTGCGCCTTATCCAAATATTAAAATTTAAGTATACTGGTTCTGCTGGTATTGTAAAAAATTAATTTTAGTGAAGGGTCCTTATGGATTTTGTATTATTGATAAATCAAATTTGTGACTTTATTTGTGGATGGCCACTGCTGATTTATGTTGGTGTTATTAGCATTATCTATACAGTTGCGCTGCGAGGCATGCAATTTACCTATCTTGGAACTGCGCTTAAAGCAACGCTTTTCCCTTCGCAAAAGGAACAACAACAAGAAGGAGGAATGTCTCCTTTTAATGCGTTTATGAATACCATCAATTCAAACTTAGGAAATGGTGTTATTGCCGGTGTTGCAACAGCTATTTATTCTGGTGGGCCGGGTGCAGCATTTTGGTTTGTTGTTTTTGGATTAATTTTAATGACAGTTCGTTTTGGTGAAGTTTATTTGAGTTCACTCTATGCAGCGGAGGCTACAGAAAAAACTACTCTTGGTGGGCCAATGCTGTATCTAAAAAAAGTTCCAGGTGGAGCATATCTTCCTTATATATACGCACTTTTCTGTGTTATATATGGCTTGATTGGTGGTAATATTATTCAATCAAACTCAATGGCTATAAGTCTTTCTGCTACATGGGGCATTGCACCAATAGTAAGCGGTCTTGGTCTTTTGGTATTTGTTTTATATATTCTTTTTGGTGGAGCTGAGCGAATTGCAAAGATATCGTTGAGTATTGTTCCGGTAAAAGTTGTTGTCTTTATGTTTTCTTCTCTCACCGTTTTAATTTTTCACTATAAATCTCTTCTGCCTGCCTTAACTCTTATTGTAAAAGGTGGTTTAGGCGTACAATCATTTGTAGGTGGTATTGTTGGTTTTTCTTTTCAACAAATGATTGCAGCAGGGATGTCACGTTCTATTTTTGCTACTGAATCAGGTCTTGGTTCTGCTGCTATTATGTTTGGTTCTACTGGTAAAGGTAATGCAATACAAAATGGCTTTATGGGTATGATAAGTACATTTATTAGTACATGCATTGGACTTATTGTAGCATTATGCATTGTTGCTTCTGGTGTATGGAACAGTGGACTTAACAGTACTGCATTGACTATTGCTTCATTCGAAACAGTTTTTGGCATATATGGTGGATGGATTGTTAGTTTTCTTGCCGTAAGTTTTGGTTTTGGCGTTATGGTTTCTTATGCCTATGTTGTCAGATCTGCATGGATGTTTTTAACCAATAATCGTTTTCCAATGCTATTTACTGCTGCATACAGTTTATGTGCATTAGCAGGTGCTGTGGCTGCGGTTGATTTTGTGTGGGATTTAGCGGGTATTATTATTGCGATGATGCTCTTTATTAACATGTATGGTCTGTTGGTATTGTTGCCAAAGGCAAAAGAAAATTTGCCTAACCAACTTCGTAATTACAAAGCATAGAATTATTTTTATGAATGTACCAATTTCTATGCCAAGTACATTTCCCGTAACATGTCACACAGATTTTGTGGGAAAAGATTCCATTTTTGTTGCTATCGAAGGATATGCGGATAATGGCGTCAATTACATAAAAAAAGCGATTGAAAAAGGTGCACGTACGATTGTTGTGCACCATAATACTTTTTTAGATGATGAGTTACGCATTTTTATGTGCGCACATGATGTTGTTGTTGAACGTGTTGATAACACAAGAAAAGCTCTTGCGCAATTAAGTGCACAAGCAGCGAATTTTCCCGCACAAAAATTAAAAATTGTTGGCATTACTGGGACAAAAGGAAAAACAACAACATCTTTTTTGCTTGCGCATATGTTGCACAGTGCTGGATACAAAACAGCGCTCATCAGTTCTGCTCAAAATCGTATTAATGGTAATACCTTTCTTGCGCCGTTAACAACGCCACAGCCAGATTATTTGCAACAGTTTTTAAAATTGTGTGTAGATAATGCTGTTGATTATGTAGTGATGGAGGTTGCAGCGCAAGCTCTTACGCTTCATCGAGTTGAGGGAATTACGTTTTGTGGTATTATTTTTACTAATTTTTCTCATGAGCATTTAGAGTTTTATCGAGATTTAGAAGAATATTTCCGTGCAAAATGCTTAATTTTTGACATGGCAGCAGAGCATGCACCATTATTGATTAATCGAGATAATAAACAGTGTGCACAGTTATTGATGCACAATTCATCAGTGGCGAGTTTTGGTTTTGGGGATGATTGCAGTGGATATCGTGGTGAACTGATTGCTGATACTATTTCTACCATTGCGCTGCGAGTACATTATCAAGGCTGTGGTAATGATTTTATATGTTCTTCACTTTTTGGTACATATAACGCGTATAATGTTTTGGCTGCGACAAGTATGGCCATAGCGATGCAGATACAACCGCAAGAAATTAGTGGAGCATTGCATACATTTAGTGGTGTACCGGGAAGATTGCAGGAGCATATTTTGACCAATGGAGCGCGATGTTTTATTGATTATGCACATAACCCAGAATCATTCCAGGCAGTTTTATCAACGTTGCGTGCATTAACATCGCAACTGATTGTTGTTTTTGGTGCTGGTGGTGGTAGAGATAAGTCAAAAAGACCAATGATGGGAGTTATTGCTACAAATATTGCTGATATTCTAGTGATAACATCCGATAATCCACGCTTAGAAGATGCGGCAGTTATTGCAGGTGATATTGTTCGCGATATTCCAACAGCAATGAAGCATAAAATAGTACAAGAACTTGATCGAAAAAAGGCAATAGAGTGCGCTTATTTTTTATCAAATCAAGGTTCGATTATTGCGCTTTTAGGCAAAGGTCCAGATGAATATCAAATTATCGGAACAACAAAACATTATTTTAGTGAACAAAGCATAGTTGAACAATTATAATTCTTATTCTTCAAAGGGAATCGCATGAAAAAGATAGCAGTTTTTGTTTCTCTGTTAAGTGGTGTATGCATAGTGAATGCAATGGATGAAAGTCTTGCGCAAGTGAAAAAGAACAACACAATTCCTTGTGTTTCATCTTATTCTTATGGAGCTCCGGTTCCTCCTTCTCCGGAAGATTATGAAGGTTATCTGAGAGCGAAGCTTCAAGTGAAGCGCAATCAGACACAAAAATCCAAGCCGCCACATGCTGAAAAAGAAGAATGGCTTGTTCCTTGAGTGATCTGAGCAAAAAAGAGAACTTATAAAAAAGAGCTGCAGAATTTCTGTGGCTCTTTTTTTAATGGAGAAAAGAATGAAGCGACTTATGGTTTTATTGAGTATGTGTTTATTGTTTGTAGGACAGTTCCAGGCAGAAGGTTTTGTTGCGGGGATTGTTATACATACTCAACAAGGAGATGTACCAATTGAACAGTTGTGCAATGGCGAATGCGTTATTTTCAATGACGGCAATAAATTCCTATCATATGAAATAGCAGATGTAACATCAAACATAGTTGATTATTGCATTAAAATTACAGCACAAGATGTTGTTGTATGTGTTGCGCCAGATCAGAAATTGTATGTGCTTGGTAAAAATTGGGTACGTGCAGATGAACTGATCTTATCAGATATGTTGTTGTGTTCGAATAAAAAAGTGTTATCGCTGAATGCAATTAATGTTATTCATGAACAATGTAAAATGTATGCGCTTTCTGTGCAAGAGAGTCATTTATATTGCGTAACGCCATACGGCATTATTGTGCATAATGCCGAGCCAATTGGGACAACAGTTGTAACTACACTTGCTTTCATATGTCCTCCTGCAGCAGCAGCGGTTGCCATTGGAGAGATATTAGCTTTAGGAGCAATAGGTTTTGGTGCGTATCTTATACATAAAAAATCAAAACAAGAAAATCAACAAAACAGGTATCCTATAAATACAGGAGACCCTGGGAATTGTCCTTACGGAGGAAAGCCGCCTAAGCATGAAGATGATAAAGATGAGCATCCTAACGGTATTTACGAAGATGCTGGTTATCATCATTTTAATAGTTATGGCAAAAAAAGTCCGTGTCCAAATAATGGGCAGAAATGCTTGGATAAATCTTTTCCGATTGGTAAAAAAATTACGGGGCGTATTAGTATAGAAGATGGAAAATTTGTTGTTTTAAGACAAAGTGCTACAGGAAAATTCCATGGATATGTTATCGATTCTTGGAAAGAATTATGTGATCAAGGATCAAAAACACAATTGATTAGAAATGCTTTTCAAAAGCATGGACTGGTCAATAAGGCAGGAAAAATTATTAAAAACATTATATAAAGAGTAAAAGAAATGAAAATGAACATCAATGAAGTGATATTTTTAATAAACGAAAAAGAAAAAATAGTTCTCAGATCGCAGGATCCATTGGATGAAATAAGTTGTTGCTATGACGCATTGATTTCATTGGTGCAGGAAAAGCGAACAATTTTATTATCTGATGACGATATTATTCAAAATATGAGAATTTTTGCTCTTTTATTAAAAGAAGCCCTAGGCCATTCTTTATTGTTAGATTCATCTTTGGATGATATTGGTTTTGTATATAACCAATTCTGTCGTTTTTTATGGTCAGAAGATGAATTATCGGCTACAGATAATTTTTTTTATGAAGATGGAGATAAAAATAAAGATTGGATCGGTATGCGATATCATTTATGGGCTGGTGGAAATAATGTAACGTGGCTCTATAACGATAAAAATGGAGCGATCATTTTGGAAGTTACACCGTTTTATCCTTACTTGCATGTTGACCCAAATGAAGAGCTCAATTATATTCCCTATGAAGAATGGATTAAAGATTACAAGCCTTATTTTACAACAACGATATCAAAAGAAATGGCTGAGCAATGGTTAGCGCAAGCAGATAGCATTGTGAAGCAAATAAATGACAATGTTGAGAGATGGGAAAAAGAAGAAAAGAGCAAGGAAAAAGCTGATGCATCCGCATGATATTATTTTTAGATTAAGTAATACGGAAAGATTAGTAGTAGATTTGGAAATGCCTTTTGAAACATTGCCTTGCTTTTGTCAGATTACGATTAGTTTTTATGATGGATTCAGAGAATACATTTTAAATCTTCATGACCACTTAGAAGATGGCATTCGGAAATTTAGGGATATTCTTGAGAAAAGTTTAAAAGGTGAGATGCGTTTGCATAAATCTTTAACGAATGATTTAGGGTATTTGCATAATGAGTGTTTAAAATATGCATTGAATACTGATGACGAAACTTGGCAGTTAAATCCAAATTTAACCTATGATGAAGATGAAATATGGATAGGCTATAATTATCAACTATGGGCGTGTGGGCAGTGGGCTGCATGGATGTATAATAATGAAAACGGAGAAATTATTTTTGAAATAACGCCGCGGTATCCAGGTTTTTGCGTTGAAGAAGGGGAACTTGTTGCTATGCCTGCATATGAAAAATGGATGGAATCATATCATTTTGCAATTCTTAGAGTTATTTCTAGAGAAATTGCTCAAAAATGGCTTACACAGGCGGATGGAATGCTAGATCATATAAAAGAAGAATTTAATAGGAAATCTCAAGAAAATGGTGATAGTGAAAAAATGATTTATGAAGATTGTCCACGAAATAAATAGAGATGTAAAAAAGAAAGCCCCAGAAATTGGGGCTTCTTCTTTTTTTGTATTATTTTTGCGCTAAAATTATTTTTATTATTTTTTCATTAAGCTTACGTTCAGTTTTGCATATAGGGCAGCAACCGGATTGGTTATTTTTGGTGTTTTCTTCAATACATCGATTAAGACATGCTTTGCAAATACGTTCACTGCCTATTTTGCAACAATCAGAAGGTACTGGAGTAACCCCTGCTGTTTCTGTACAAACTTTATCCAAGTTAATATAACATTCCCCTTGTTCTTTTTGCGTAAATTGTCCTATTGTTTGCCAGCAAGCAGGGCATTGTCCTTTATATTGTTTGAGGCATTTAGCACAAATATCTGCACATTTTTTCTTACATTGTACGCATGGTAATGGTTTGCTGTGAGTATTTTCTCCACACGCAGCACATTTTCCTTTTTGAGGTGCATTTGGTGCCATTTCCATAGGAGGAGCGGATGCTTTTAGATCAGCTGGTATAAATTGTCCTTCTAAAGCATGATTATGTTTTTGTTGGCGAGCACGTTCTTGATCCGCTAAAACTTTTGCTGCTGCATGAGCTTTAAGTGCCTTGTCTTGCGCAGAGAATGCTTCAAGTTTATCTTTTTCTTCACGATATTTTTTCAATTCAGCATCTTGTTGTGCAACTAACGTTTCCTGCTTTTGTTTTAATTCTGCATTTTTTTCTGCAAGTATACGTCTATTATTCTCTTCTTCAATACGCTTATTTTCTGCACGAACTTGTTCTAATCTAATGTGCGCTTGAACACGTGCTACAGCTTCATCATCAGCGCGTTTTTTTGCTGCAATGCGATCAAGTTCTTGTTGCTGTTGTTTTAAAAGGTGTCCTACTGCTTGTGCTGCCATACGCTCGTCTTCTTCTTTTTTAAGAAGATTTAATAGTATTTTATTGCTGTTTATTTCTTGGTTTACACATTCTTCATAGTGATGCGCGATTTCCTTTTTTTGTGCTTCCGTCATAACATACAGCTCTTCTTCTGAATAATGACGGTTGAGGACTGTTGGTATGTACGAAACTATTACACCTTTTTGACGCAAGAGATCTTTAACTTGATGATTTTTGCTGACAAAATCTCTGTGTTCCATACCTTTACCTGGAATTAGCTTGTCTGTACTTCTCCGTTGAGTATCTTTGTTTTCTAGAGCGATGCGTAGGGCATAGTTATTATTTGCGTAAGCAATACTCATTGCTCTTTTGAAATCTCCATTGATAAATTCGTTATCTCGTAGCAGAAAATCTACTAATTGAATGTTTCCATGGTGTGCTGCATATAAAAATGGAGTTTCGTTGTTTTTGTTAATCTGCAAGAGCATGCGCGAATCATAGTCTATCGCATTACGCAATGCAGTAAGAGATTCTGTTAATACAGCTGTATGAGCAGGAGTATTGCCATCTTGGGTTATTAAAGACGCTCCATGTTCAATAAATAACTGTGCAACAGCTGATTGTCCGCAATGTATTGCAACAAACAGAGGAGAATTACCGTTTTTATCGGTATCAACGACCATTCTTTTATCGTGATTAAGAATAATTCGTGCGCCAATAAGATCGCCATTTTTTGCTGTTTCATGAAGTGCGTTTTCGTTATTGTGATTAGTAATACGAGTATTTACTCCAATACTCATAAGTTCTCTCATAATATCGTGATTTTTATTAATTACTGAGAGCATAAAAGACGTTCGACCATTGTTATCGCGTGTATTGATATCAATAACAGGATTTGCTTTGAGGCGATTAATAAGTTTTGAATTTTTACTGAGTGCTGCAAAAATAAAAATGTCTTCACCGTTATTATTGCGTTGTTTTATGTTGGCGCCGTGTTCCAATAAAAGATTCATTTCTTTTTCTTGGTTGTGCATAGCAGCATAGAATAAGGAAGTGTTGCCTTTATCATCAGTAGTGTCAACGTCAATACCATTCTTTAGTAAATAGAGAAGAGCATTATTATTTCCCTGGTGCGCAGCGTTGTGTATTGGTCTAAGGCCGTTATATCCAGGAATATTAAGATCGACGCCTTTTCTTCTTAAAATTTCTAACATGTATGCATATTGTGTTTCTGTTGCAACAATAGCAGGGGTTTTTCCTTCATTATTTCTTTTGTGTATAAGCGCAGGGTTTTCTGCGAGCTTTTCTACCATGCGTGGCTTGTTTGTTTGTATTGCATAGTGCAGCTGAGTGTTGCCGTTTATTGTTTGTTCAATAAGTCTGTGTTTTTCCAGAAATGGTATCATTTCTGATTTATCTTTTTTGACTGGCATAAATGCAGGTGTTAGATTTTCTCTGTTAGTTGCATTTTTATCTACGTTTTTTTGTAACAAACATTCTGCTGCGTCCGTTTTCCCTTCTTCTAGTGCGCAATGCAAAGGAGTGTTGCCATCATTATTTTTTCCATTTTTATCAGGCAATGTTGGTATATATAAAAATGAATAGATCCAGTTTCCCCAATATGCGTAATCTGGTTCTGTTGTAAGCATATCTACTATGTCTGCTTGTCCTTCTTGTGCTGCAATATGTAACGGAGTGTTACCGTTATCATCTTTTTCTGCACAATTTTCGCAATTTTCAATACGCTTTCTAATGGCCTCTTTGTTGCCAGCGCGTACTTCTTGGAATATGGCAGGTGTTTCGCGAGAGATAAGTGTGTTTGAACAACATAATAATGTTGAAAGAAATAGGTGATTAAATTTTTTCATGTAGTTCCTTAATTTATTTTTGTTGATGATTAGTATAGATCAGTCCTATGCTTAAATCTATAAATAATGGGAGCCGTTATGAAAAAAGTATTGTACATAAAAATCATTTCTATTTTTTTCCTATTCGGTGGTTTTTGTGTGTACTCAAAAACCACCTTTAAACTTGGTATTGAAAATATTCCTGTGTCATTACTTAAAAAAGTCTGTCCTCATAAAAAAAAAGAAAAATGTCTTGCTGGTTTGATCACCAACCAAACAGGAGTTGATCAGAAAGGAAAGCGAACAGTCGATATTCTTACGAAACACCATATTCCAGTACAATATATTTTTGCACCGGAACATGGCTTGAACGGTATTCTTGCAGAACGTGATGTGCATGATTCTGTTGATACACAAACACACACACCAGTTATTAGTTTGTATGGCAACGGCTCAGGGAAAATGATAGCACCTGAATACATGAACGCTATTGATTTTTTGATATTTGATATTCAAGATTCTGGTATGCGTCACTACACCTATATTTCTACATTGCTCAGCACTATGAAAATTGCCCAAGAATACAACAAACCATTTGTGGTGCTTGATCGCCCCAATCCATTGGGTAGTGTTATGGAAGGTCCACTCGTAGAACCTGATCTTATTTCATTCATTTCAATTGCACCAATTCCATTGCGGCACGGCATGACTATTGGTGAATTAGCAAAGTATTTTAACAAGCATGTGTTGGAAAAACCTGCAACATTGTATGTAATCACAATGAGTGGGTATAACCGTTCACAAGGATTTGCCGGTAATTTTATACATCAATTATCACCAAATTTACAATCGCTACAATCGTGTTATGGCTATAGTTTTTTAGGATTGTTGGGAGAAATAGAACCGTTTGATGTTGGGGTTGGTACACCAATGGCCTTCCGTTGCATTACATTGCCAGAAACAATGAATGTACAGCCTGAAGTGTGGCAGAAGCTGCAAGCGTTGCTCGGTTCTTTTGGCGTAAAAAGTTTTTTGTATGATCACACTAATCCAAAAAACAATCGTACAAGCAAAGGGTTACGTTTAGAATTTGCTGATATGAGTAAAGTGCATGCATTTGAGTTGTTTATTGCGATGTTGCAGTTGTTTAAAAAAGAAGAGATACCGTTTTCTTTTTCAGCAGCGTTTAATAAAGCGGTAGGAACAAAAAGTGTGCAAGATGTGATAGCTGGAGCACTTTCTGAACAATCATTTTTTAAAAAAGTTACTCAAGATTTACAGAAGTTTCGCAAGCAAGTATCACGTTTCTTGATGTACTAAAAAAGATTTTGAATGCGATGACCCATTCTCTGTGCATCATATTTTCTCCCCTCAGCTTCTCGCTCTTCTTCTGCAGAAGGGATATTAAACATTTTTCTCACGATCAACCACATGATATCGCCAAAGCTTGGAGCAAGATTGTAGAAGTCGTACAACTTATCATATTGTTGTTTAAGCCAGACACGCAAAGGATTTGCGGGAGAAGATTCCATTGTTGGTATCTGTTCTTTCTCTTGTGGTTGCAGCTGTATTGCGGGTTGGGTTGTTGCTGTTGTTGAATCTGGTACTTGAAGTAGTTCAAGTTTTTTTTCTTGTGGTTCACTAATCTGTTTAGTTATTACAGCTGGTGGAGTTACTTGATTTGGTTGTTGACCTTCTAGTGCTGATACTGCTTGTCCGGGGCCATTAGTTGGTACTGATTCGGATAACGGGATTGGGTCATTTACAATCTTTTGAGGATGCGAAGGATCAAGGAGAGGGAACTCAGGTACAATGCTATAAATAAATTCATACGCTTGTTGAAATTCATTCCAATTTTTTAGTTGTAATGACAGTTCTTTTAAATCGCTTTGATGGTGTAGTAAAAAAGGATGATCTTTTAGTTTAATAATAGCAATGCGATCATTATCATCGAGAGTAAGTTGTGCCTGACCTTTGGGATTTAATAATTTTGCGATATTGATAATGCTGTGAATAAAAATTATTTTTAATTCGGCAAGTTCTTTTGGATTAACTGAACGTTGCCTT
The sequence above is drawn from the Candidatus Babeliales bacterium genome and encodes:
- a CDS encoding DUF1343 domain-containing protein, with product MKKVLYIKIISIFFLFGGFCVYSKTTFKLGIENIPVSLLKKVCPHKKKEKCLAGLITNQTGVDQKGKRTVDILTKHHIPVQYIFAPEHGLNGILAERDVHDSVDTQTHTPVISLYGNGSGKMIAPEYMNAIDFLIFDIQDSGMRHYTYISTLLSTMKIAQEYNKPFVVLDRPNPLGSVMEGPLVEPDLISFISIAPIPLRHGMTIGELAKYFNKHVLEKPATLYVITMSGYNRSQGFAGNFIHQLSPNLQSLQSCYGYSFLGLLGEIEPFDVGVGTPMAFRCITLPETMNVQPEVWQKLQALLGSFGVKSFLYDHTNPKNNRTSKGLRLEFADMSKVHAFELFIAMLQLFKKEEIPFSFSAAFNKAVGTKSVQDVIAGALSEQSFFKKVTQDLQKFRKQVSRFLMY
- a CDS encoding ankyrin repeat domain-containing protein, encoding MKKFNHLFLSTLLCCSNTLISRETPAIFQEVRAGNKEAIRKRIENCENCAEKDDNGNTPLHIAAQEGQADIVDMLTTEPDYAYWGNWIYSFLYIPTLPDKNGKNNDGNTPLHCALEEGKTDAAECLLQKNVDKNATNRENLTPAFMPVKKDKSEMIPFLEKHRLIEQTINGNTQLHYAIQTNKPRMVEKLAENPALIHKRNNEGKTPAIVATETQYAYMLEILRRKGVDLNIPGYNGLRPIHNAAHQGNNNALLYLLKNGIDVDTTDDKGNTSLFYAAMHNQEKEMNLLLEHGANIKQRNNNGEDIFIFAALSKNSKLINRLKANPVIDINTRDNNGRTSFMLSVINKNHDIMRELMSIGVNTRITNHNNENALHETAKNGDLIGARIILNHDKRMVVDTDKNGNSPLFVAIHCGQSAVAQLFIEHGASLITQDGNTPAHTAVLTESLTALRNAIDYDSRMLLQINKNNETPFLYAAHHGNIQLVDFLLRDNEFINGDFKRAMSIAYANNNYALRIALENKDTQRRSTDKLIPGKGMEHRDFVSKNHQVKDLLRQKGVIVSYIPTVLNRHYSEEELYVMTEAQKKEIAHHYEECVNQEINSNKILLNLLKKEEDERMAAQAVGHLLKQQQQELDRIAAKKRADDEAVARVQAHIRLEQVRAENKRIEEENNRRILAEKNAELKQKQETLVAQQDAELKKYREEKDKLEAFSAQDKALKAHAAAKVLADQERARQQKHNHALEGQFIPADLKASAPPMEMAPNAPQKGKCAACGENTHSKPLPCVQCKKKCADICAKCLKQYKGQCPACWQTIGQFTQKEQGECYINLDKVCTETAGVTPVPSDCCKIGSERICKACLNRCIEENTKNNQSGCCPICKTERKLNEKIIKIILAQK